The genomic interval TGGCAGAAGAAACAGGATGCCGCCATCGGACAGGTGGACGGCACCGGAGGCACGACGACAGCACAGTTACGCAATCACGACGGCCGCTGCCTTGCGGTGGTCCTGCATGCCGGGAGGGACCGGGCGCGAAATGCGCCCGCTGGCGTGCGGGGTCGAAGGCGACACTTTGCAACACAATCCGGAAGATGATCGGAGATGGAAATGGACGCTAAGACAGAGAAGGGCGCCGGCAAGTGCCCGGTGATGCACGGGGCACTCACCAGCACGGGCGCCGATGTCATGGACTGGTGGCCGAACGCGCTGAACCTGGACATTCTGCACCAGCATGACACCAAGACCAACCCGCTGAAGGGCTTCGACTATCGCGAGGAAGTCAAGACGCTGGACTACGCCGCGCTGAAGGCCGACCTGAAGGCGCTGATGACCGACAGCCAGGACTGGTGGCCGGCGGACTGGGGCCACTACGGCGGGCTGATGATCCGCATGGCCTGGCACGCTGCCGGCTCCTACCGCCTGGCCGACGGCCGCGGCGGCGGCGGCACCGGCAACCAGCGCTTTGCCCCGCTCAACTCCTGGCCGGACAACGCCAACCTCGACAAGGCCCGCCGCCTGCTGTGGCCGATCAAGAAGAAGTACGGCAACAAGATCAGCTGGGCCGACCTCATCATCCTCGCCGGCAATGTGGCCTACGAGTCTATGGGGCTGAAGACCTTCGGCTTCGCGTTCGGCCGCGCGGATATCTGGCACCCGGAGAAGGACGTCTACTGGGGTTCGGAAAAGGAATGGCTGGCGCCGTCGGACAACCGCTATGACGACGTGTCCAAGCCGGACACGATGGAAAACCCGCTGGCCGCCGTGCAGATGGGCCTCATCTACGTGAACCCGGAAGGCGTCAATGGCCAGCCCGATCCGCTGAAGACCGCCGCGCAGGTTCGCGAGACCTTCGCCCGCATGGCGATGAACGACGAGGAAACCGTGGCGCTGACCGCCGGCGGCCACACCGTCGGCAAGACCCACGGCAACGGCCGGGCCGAGAATCTCGGCGCCGAGCCGGAAGCGGCCGACATCAGCGAGCAGGGTCTCGGCTGGAACAACCACAAGGGCCGCGGCATCGGCCGCGATACCGTCACCTCCGGCATCGAGGGCGCCTGGACCACCCATCCGACCCGGTGGGACAACGGCTACTTCGACCTGCTGTTCAAGTATGACTGGTGGCTGAAGAAGTCCCCGGCCGGCGCTTGGCAGTGGGAGCCGATCGGCATCAAGGAAGAGGACATGCCGGTCGATGTCGAGGATCCGTCGATCCGCCGCATGCCGATCATGACCGATGCCGACATGGCGATGCGCTTCGATCCGACCTATCGCGCGATCGCCGAGCGGTTCCACAAGGACCACGCCTACTTCTCGGAAGTCTTCGCCCGCGCCTGGTTCAAGCTGACCCACCGCGACATGGGTCCGAAGACCCGCTACATCGGCCCGGAAGCCCCGCAGGAAGAGCTGATCTGGCAGGATCCGGTTCCGGCCGGCAACGCCGCCTATGACGTCGGGGCGGTCAAGGCGAAGATCGCAGCCTGCGGCCTGTCGGTCGCCGACATGGTCGCCACCGCCTGGGACAGCGCCCGCACCTTCCGCCAGTCCGACTATCGCGGCGGCGCCAACGGTGCGCGCATCCGCCTGGCTCCGCAGAAGGACTGGGAAGGCAACGAGCCGGCGCGACTGGCCCGTGTCCTTTCGGTCCTGGAACCGATCGCGGCCGCGAGCGGCGCAAGCATCGCGGACGTCATCGTGCTTGCCGGCAACGTCGGTGTCGAGCAGGCGGCGAAGGCAGCCGGCTTCGCCATCGAGGTGCCCTTTGCCCCGGGTCGTGGCGACGCAACCGACGCGATGACGGATGCCGACTCGTTCAGCGTGCTTGAGCCGGTCGCCGACGGCTTCCGCAACTGGCTGAAGAAGGACTATGTCGTCAGCCCGGAAGAGTTGATGCTCGATCGCGCCCAGCTGATGGGCCTGACCGCTTGCGAGATGACCTGCCTCGTCGGCGGCATGCGGGCCATGGGCACCAACCACGGCGGCACGAAGCACGGCGTCTTCACCGACCGCGAGGGCGCGCTGACGACGGACTTCTTCGTCACCCTCACCGACATGGGCTTCAAGTGGGAGCCGACCGGTTCGAACAGCTACACCATCGTCGACCGCAAGACGGGCGCGGCGAAGTGGACGGCGACGCGCGCCGACCTCGTGTTCGGCTCGAACTCGGTCCTGCGCGCCTATGCCGAGGTCTATGCCCAGGACGACAACAAGGAGAAGTTCGTCAAGGACTTCGTCGCGGCCTGGACCAAGGTGATGAACGCCGACCGCTACGACCTCGCCTGATCGGTCGGAGCGAACGCAATCCTGCCGGTGGCGCAAACATGCGTCGCCGGCGCAGGTTAGGTGCCACTTGAGGGGCGGAGCCATCCGCCCCTTCTTTTTTGCGCCGCCGGACGCAGTCCGGTTGCGGTCGCCGGCTATATCGCGGTGGAGCGCCGGCCCGGGTGGGTGCGCTGCCCGTGCCAGCCGACCGTGGCGTCGGCAATCGCGTCGCTGCGGGCGAAATAGGGCTTGATGTCGATCAGCGGCGTGCCGTCGAGGCAGTCCAGGCCGCGCACGCGCAGCGTCGTGCCGGCAACCTCGAGAAGGTCGACAACCGACAGCGAGACGGGATTGGGACGGATCGGCGTGCGCAGGGCGAAGCAACCGTGGCTGCGGCTGTCGAACGCCGGCGACTGGACGATGAGGTCGCGGCGCGCCTCGTGCATCCAGTAGAGCACGAACAGGTGCGAACACGTCTCGATGGATTGCAGGCCCTGGGCATAGGGCGGGTCAATCTCGATGCGGCAGATGTCCTGCGAGTCGCGGCCGTTGCGCGGGCAGGCGTGGCGGTCGGTCCAGGGCGTGCGGATCCGTCCGATGAACACCAGTCCGGCATCGGGCGGCTGCTTGCCGGGGTCGAAGGGCAGGGCGATCTCGCCGGGACGGGGCGTATCGGAACTCATGGGCGGATCTCCGATGATCGTTGGCCGGTATGCCGGCATGCTTGTGGACCCTACACTATCGGCCGTTGTCGGCTTCGCAATGGCTGCGGTGTTCTGGATAAATTTTGATCAAATTCTTTCTAAAATAAGTACTTATATGCCTCATTCGTGTTTTTCTTATCTTTAAATCTGTCGACTAAGAAGGTGAAATGTTCCAGACAACGGGTGAGTGCAAATGTCTGAAGCGTTTCATACGGAACTGGTCAACTTTCAGGGCCTTTCGGCAGACTCGAGCGCCGACCGTCGGGCAGAACTCGCCCGGCATGTCGCGGTCTTGTTTTCCCTGACGTCGGACAAGTGTTCCGATGAACAGGTCGACATCTACGACTCGGTCCTGCTCCGGCTCGTCGACATGGTCGAGGTCGAGGTGCGGCGCTTCGTCGCCGAGCGCCTGTCGGAACTGCGCCGGGGGCCGGAGCGTACCATCCGGCAGCTCGCCGGCGACCAGATCGACGTGGCGGAAAGCCTGTTGCGCAAGTCCACCGTGCTGCGCGACTGCGACCTGGTCGACATTGCCGGCAGCAACGGCAACGGCCACCGCCTGGCGATCGCCGAACGCGAGGTGCTGTCGGAAGAGGTCACCGACGTGCTGGTGCGCCGTGGCGACATCCGGGTCAAGCGGCGGGTCGCCGCGAACCAGGGTGCGGTGTTTTCCACCGACGGCATGGCCGGCCTTCTCGACGCGGCAACCGACGACCCCGCGCTGCAGACGGCGCTGAGCGAACGCAACGATCTCGCCGAGACCGAGATCGAGCGTCTGGTGACGATCGCCACCGGCGCGGTGCGCGAACGGCTGCTGAGCAGCGGCGAGAACAAGGAGGCCGAGCGCCTGCCGCAGGCGGCCCGGATTGCCGTTCAGCGCATGTCGAACGAATACTGGCTCAGCCGCTACGACTTCGAGACCGCGCGCGGCCGGGTCATGGCGCTGGTGCGCGAAGGCCGTCTGAACGAGACCAGCCTGCGCTGGTTCGCCGCCGACGACCGCTTCGCCGAGGCGGTGGTCGCCTTCGCCTGCCTGACCAAGGTCGGCCTGCACGAGGCCAGCCACTGGATGGTGCGTCTCGACGTCGAGCCGTTCCTGATCGTTGCCAAGGCGCACGGCTTCTCGTCGCTGACGGTCAGCACCCTGCTCAAGGTCGGTCCGTGGCGGCACCGGCTGTCGGTTCAGGCCCGCGCCCAGGCCGTGGCGATGTACGAAGGCATGCGCCAGGACGAGGCGATCCAGAAACTCTCCCATTGGGACGACATGATCTCGCACTGACCGATCTCGCACGGACCGGAGCGCCTCCCGGTCTGCTGCAGAAAACCCCGCCTCGTTCGCGAGGCGGGGTTTTTCGTGCCCGGGCGACAGATTCCTGCCGGCGCTGGTGCCGAGCGCCTTCGCTGCCGTGTCCGAAACCCGTCCGGCGATCCGG from Polymorphum gilvum SL003B-26A1 carries:
- the katG gene encoding catalase/peroxidase HPI yields the protein MDAKTEKGAGKCPVMHGALTSTGADVMDWWPNALNLDILHQHDTKTNPLKGFDYREEVKTLDYAALKADLKALMTDSQDWWPADWGHYGGLMIRMAWHAAGSYRLADGRGGGGTGNQRFAPLNSWPDNANLDKARRLLWPIKKKYGNKISWADLIILAGNVAYESMGLKTFGFAFGRADIWHPEKDVYWGSEKEWLAPSDNRYDDVSKPDTMENPLAAVQMGLIYVNPEGVNGQPDPLKTAAQVRETFARMAMNDEETVALTAGGHTVGKTHGNGRAENLGAEPEAADISEQGLGWNNHKGRGIGRDTVTSGIEGAWTTHPTRWDNGYFDLLFKYDWWLKKSPAGAWQWEPIGIKEEDMPVDVEDPSIRRMPIMTDADMAMRFDPTYRAIAERFHKDHAYFSEVFARAWFKLTHRDMGPKTRYIGPEAPQEELIWQDPVPAGNAAYDVGAVKAKIAACGLSVADMVATAWDSARTFRQSDYRGGANGARIRLAPQKDWEGNEPARLARVLSVLEPIAAASGASIADVIVLAGNVGVEQAAKAAGFAIEVPFAPGRGDATDAMTDADSFSVLEPVADGFRNWLKKDYVVSPEELMLDRAQLMGLTACEMTCLVGGMRAMGTNHGGTKHGVFTDREGALTTDFFVTLTDMGFKWEPTGSNSYTIVDRKTGAAKWTATRADLVFGSNSVLRAYAEVYAQDDNKEKFVKDFVAAWTKVMNADRYDLA
- the tsaA gene encoding tRNA (N6-threonylcarbamoyladenosine(37)-N6)-methyltransferase TrmO — translated: MSSDTPRPGEIALPFDPGKQPPDAGLVFIGRIRTPWTDRHACPRNGRDSQDICRIEIDPPYAQGLQSIETCSHLFVLYWMHEARRDLIVQSPAFDSRSHGCFALRTPIRPNPVSLSVVDLLEVAGTTLRVRGLDCLDGTPLIDIKPYFARSDAIADATVGWHGQRTHPGRRSTAI
- a CDS encoding DUF2336 domain-containing protein; this translates as MSEAFHTELVNFQGLSADSSADRRAELARHVAVLFSLTSDKCSDEQVDIYDSVLLRLVDMVEVEVRRFVAERLSELRRGPERTIRQLAGDQIDVAESLLRKSTVLRDCDLVDIAGSNGNGHRLAIAEREVLSEEVTDVLVRRGDIRVKRRVAANQGAVFSTDGMAGLLDAATDDPALQTALSERNDLAETEIERLVTIATGAVRERLLSSGENKEAERLPQAARIAVQRMSNEYWLSRYDFETARGRVMALVREGRLNETSLRWFAADDRFAEAVVAFACLTKVGLHEASHWMVRLDVEPFLIVAKAHGFSSLTVSTLLKVGPWRHRLSVQARAQAVAMYEGMRQDEAIQKLSHWDDMISH